Genomic DNA from Danio rerio strain Tuebingen ecotype United States chromosome 22, GRCz12tu, whole genome shotgun sequence:
GCTATGTTGTTATTAGGCACAGAGCTatgtagttttggattttgttttcccttaataatatttaaatgtttttgctgATCTGAAATGTAAAgttcaaaaaacatgcaacaagtAAGAAATCAGTAAGGTGGAAATCAGTTAAAATCCTTTCACACCACTATGTACATatcattttctataatattttgtgttttttttttttttttttttttttttaccctattcacctgcagtgcCTTGCCTTAAGTTTTGTCCTGAGAATGCATTTAACAAACTGCTTGTGTTTGACCTCTGTGAAACCTAAgcgttttgtttatttatttaaagggcacctattgtaaaaaatctacttttcaagctgtttggacagatctgtgtgttggtatagtgtatagaccatcatactggggtgatatgaacacacccagtccttttttttcaatttcactacaaaaaaaagggtcggccaattggagctgttttgaaatcgatcgcaccattacgtaggtgtgcgattccccccgcccaccgaattgattgacagctgcgcgtatTAACATATCCTGAGTTTGCCGTTTCCGCCATTATCAGCGTGAACGTCGAAGCGATGCCACCGAGAGAACACCCTTGTGCTATTTTAGGATGTAAGGCTCAGCACAAGAGCCTTCACCGTCTTCCTGCAAATGAGCAACAGAGGCTTAAGTGGCTGAGTTTTATCTTTGAAGACAAGGTGCCTGAAAATGTACCAAAACTGTTGTATGTTTGCGCTAACCACTTTAGCGTAGACTGCCTCGAGAACGCGGGACAATACAACTCCGGATTCGCgagtaaattgtttttgaaaactggATCAGTTCCTACAATACGTGATCCTGCCTCACTTCAAGTaagtattacattttatgtacttCTAGCCTTAGCATTCTAATTATGATAAGCCGATGAATAGCATCTGCGGCTAAAGTAGCTTCGGATGTTTGTTTGCAAGTGTTTACCTCTTATTGTGCTTTTCAAAAACAGTCTAAATACTCGAAGCTGCAAATGGTAGTGTGTACATGAAGGGGGTTTAGCCATTAGAAACAGAAACCGTAGAAAAATAGCAACATTGTAAAAAGCAGTACCACTGGCTAACGttacagctaaagtttgttgttgttaaatgtttgttgtactgtAATGGTAAGCCGAAATGAATAGCATCTAAAAGTTAAAAGCAGCCAAAGTTGCTTCGGATGTTTGTTTGCACGTGTTTACTGCTATTATGCTTTtctaaaacaatctaaataatcGAAGCTATAAGTGGTAGTGTGTACAAGAAGGGCTTTTAGCCATTAGAAACAGAAACCgtagaaaaatataaacattgtaataaagcagtaaccagtactggctacagctaaagtttgtttATGTGGGATGTTTGTTGTAATGTGTATACTGTAATGTTAAGCAGAAATGAATAGCATCTGCGGCTAAAGCTACTTCGGATGTTTGCGCGTTTACAGCTATTGTGCTTTTCTAAAACAGTCTAAATACTCGAAGCTTTAATTGTTAATGTGTCCATAAAGGGGTTTTAGCCATCagaaacagaaacggtagaaaaaattaaacattgtaataaagcatTACCACTGACTAAGttacagctaaagtttgttttgtatgtGGGATGTTTGTTGAAATTTTTTTCACTGTACTTGCACGTGGTCTGCAGTTGTTTACAATAAGATCGGtatgttttaatcaaataaaggtcattttaaaaaaattatgttttcttACAAAGGCCACGACGCCGACAAAGAGCAACAAGGTGGATGTTTGTTGCCAGACAGAACCATTTCACACATCTTTACACAGTGTTGGTACCCAGTTGTCTTTTAGGACGCTTCAGGCTAAACGCAGGAGTACAAGTAAGTTAAAATTTCTCAGTTTATTTTAAGTTGCTGCATTAGAAACGTGTTTTATTATCTTCATAAACGTGCAATGAGATTAATCATAAAATTACACTATAGGTGTCCAGACAACAGTATCCAGTTTTGAACTGACTGTACCATCAGCATCCTCTACTGCGTTTATGACTTCGACACCCCTCAAACCTTCACTAAAAAGACCTCGTCTGGagctggaggaggagaaggaggaagaagaagaagccgAAGAGACTTTGACAGAGTCAAAAATTATAGCCCAAGACTCGGATATGAGATTTGACCCTGCAGAGGAATGCACATCTGCAACTGAACCAACAGACTTGTCGTGAGTTTatgcattatgtaaattatttgaaagattgtgtattgtcatcataacattcatcatcattttttttttattatgtacatgtgtatatttatttttacagaatccAAGAATGCCCAGTTCATAACATTGCCAAGTTCATTGTCTATGAAACATGCCTCATGGAGCTCTTCAGTGACTTCCCAGTGTGTCAAAGGAGATGTGATGTAAAGTCACAAAGGCTTGGGACATTTCTGAGCGTACAGCAAGTCTGCCCACACTGCGAGTTTGTAAGAAAATGGAACAGTCAGCCAATTATTGGTAGTACTCCAGCTAGCAACCTGCATCTTTCTGCTGCAGTCTACTTGAGTGGTGCATAATTTTTTGTAGTTGAAAAGGTAATTATCTATCAAAATTTATCACATTTCTTTTAGAAACATAATATAAATTTTGTCACAGGGTGCATGCACATTGTACTAAAAATTCTCCTCTCTGTTGTCAGGTATTTGCTGCCATGaaactacacatttttaaatatgattcATTTCGTTGTCATGCAAGACTTTGCATTGAACCTGCTATTGTCCACAAGTGGAGAAATTGGCAGAGTGAAATGCTAGAACAGCTCAGTCGAAGAGAGAATGTGATTGTTGGAGGAGATAAGAGGGCTGACTCCCCAGGTATTTAGTCAAAAGATTACATTTCTAATTCaatacagtctaataaaaaaaataaatatgaaatacattacaattattccaaaaatgtgtttgaaataaTTATGTACGGTTTGTTCTTGAAGGTCACTCGGCCAAGTATGGGAGTTATACAATGATGGACCTTGCAACTAACACAGTGGTCGACCTAAAGTTAGTCCAGGTAATACAGAAAAGTGTTATGTGAACTAGCATAATTTTTTGGATggaaaatgtgtgattttttttttatatatatatttttttccttatttaaaattttatagagTAATGAGGTGGGCGGCAGTTACCATATGGAAAAAGAAGGCCTAAAGAGAAGCCTAGACCTGTTGGATGCCCGCGGTGTTCGTCTGGAATGCATCATCACAGACCGACATCCTCAAATACAGAAATATCTCAGGGATCGAAATGTCACTCAGTTTTACGATGTGTGGCATATCGAGAAAGGTGTGTAATTtagcagttattaatttacttaagattaaattgctatttacagttcttacatgtttattattatttttgtgttgatgtctttttttttctttaatttccagGAATTTCCAAAAAACTGGACAAGATATGCCAGATAAAGGGGTGTGAGAAGTTGCGTAAATGGTTGCGTAGCATCAAAAACCACATCTACTGGACTGCTGCATCATCCACAACAGGTCCTGAAAGAGTGGCAAAGTGGACCTCTATCTTAAACCATGTACAAGACAAACATGTACATGAAGACCCCAATTTTCCGGCTTATCTGCATCCGCAACGGATAAGCAGAGACAAGAACAAATGGCTGTCGGCTGGTAAGTTGTAtacagacaaataaaatattctttgcgATTAAAACTAATGCAAAACAGAGCTTGTTTCtttgttcagatttgtttttgattCAGACTCTAATACCTTAAATTTTTGCTTGTTTAGCAACGATGCCATTCTACAAGCTGGAGAAAGTTCTCGCTAACAAGAGAATATTGAAGGATGTGGCCAAGCTAAGTCCTCACCACCAGACGTCAACTGTTGAAGCTTTCCACAGCGTCCTACTGCGGTTTACACCCAAAAATGTGGTATTCCCATTTCTGGGGATGCTATGCAGGTAAAGCCAATGAtcagaaattaatatttacaataccATACAGTCTTGTCATGGTAcgtcatttacatttttctttttgttaggtTGTACTTGGCTGCACTGCATTACAATGAAAATGCCGGGCGTCCCCAGGCCACATCAGCAACTGGTAAACCTATTTACAAGCTTGCCTTTCCAAAGGCAAAGAGAGTATAGGGTCCGAGAAGTGAAGACACAGCAAACTTTCggtatgtatataaatgtttatagtatttttaataattcaataaataaaaaaaataattgcactttacaTTCACAATGACAACTCACTACtccaaaatacaaaattaagttaCTAAAGAGATAACTGTTATATTGCACAGGTTATGTAAAAGAGCTGCTGGACCTCATCTTCAACCAAGTGTTTGTGGACCCATCACCCTATGTTGATGAAGTGTTGGGAATTCACATACCACCTGCTCTATCATCAGCCTGCGATCTACCTGAGATGGAGGAGGCTATCTCCAGCAGGGTGACCCGCTTCAATCAATAGCTATCCTAAAACCCACATAGCTGCCCTGCTCTTCAGGAAACTGTCTCCGAATCTTCAGCACCACACAGGCAGGAATCACAACACGGACTCTCCGCCCGAGGAAACCCCAACACCAGCTCGCAAAGCTCCGATAAGCCAAAAAGCGGCACTGTCTAACAGAGACATAATAATGAAACATTGTTTTAGAAATTGCACTACAATTTGAACTTGGGAGTtatcacatatacatttttatttttgataaaataactAGCTTTAACA
This window encodes:
- the LOC101882212 gene encoding uncharacterized protein encodes the protein MKLHIFKYDSFRCHARLCIEPAIVHKWRNWQSEMLEQLSRRENVIVGGDKRADSPGHSAKYGSYTMMDLATNTVVDLKLVQSNEVGGSYHMEKEGLKRSLDLLDARGVRLECIITDRHPQIQKYLRDRNVTQFYDVWHIEKGISKKLDKICQIKGCEKLRKWLRSIKNHIYWTAASSTTGPERVAKWTSILNHVQDKHVHEDPNFPAYLHPQRISRDKNKWLSAATMPFYKLEKVLANKRILKDVAKLSPHHQTSTVEAFHSVLLRFTPKNVVFPFLGMLCRLYLAALHYNENAGRPQATSATGKPIYKLAFPKAKRV